The window TGTTATAGTCTtactttcctctttcatttctttactgaATTCTCCAGATTTTCTTCATCATTAAATTGTTGTATATTTTGAGCTCTTTATTCTACAATATTTTGAAGACAATAAGAAGTAGTAGTTGAAACTCTTCCTCTGTTACCTTGATAATTcctcctttaatatttatttatatttttcctcctttggcTTTTCTCCCCTTCAGCATCTATGTACAAACTCCCTATTGGTTCCATTGTAATTGTTATTTACTCTTTTTGATTTGGGTGAGACTGTTTTCTAAGGAGCACTGTGGGAAGTGAGTCTAGGGTTGGCTCATACACTAAGGGAGTTTGCAACTTATACTTTGGTTTGTCCTCTCAAACATTCTCTTATCCAGTCTGTTATTGTCTTTATTACTAGGGCACATTTACCTTCAGTTTTTAATAATTAAGAAGCTAGGGTGGCATTGAGGAAAGCTCCTTAATTCTCAGACTCTCTAAATTATGATACAGTGATGCCAACTTGTTCCTTTCTCTACCCTGGCTTACTTCCAGCAGGTTGCCTCAGCTGGAAATTGGATCagatataataaaaatggcaCAGTAGTATGGTTTCACTTCTATTTTCACTGCTGACATTCTGCAGGGTCAAATAGGTGTCTCCACAAATATTCCTTATCTTTTTCCAGAACCTGAAGTCTTATTACTCAAATCATGGAATCATTGAGAACTTTTTAGAAAATCTTCATTTAACACAACTTGTGAGAAGATGTATCTCTGATCTATGTCATTCCTTAGCTTAGTGTATATTTCACAGCTTTTGGCATGTTTGCTTTATAGTTTCTAGTTTGGAGTTGtggctgttttcttattttccttggaATTGAGCCCTTTACCCTTGTCTTTCTCCACACCCCTGCCAGGGCATAGAAGCAGGACAATGTAGAAGAAGTGCTTATACTCTGCCACCTTTAAATATGTGTTGTCATAATTCATGCTTAAACTCTGTTATTGCACCTAGAGAACACTCTcagtacaaacaaacaaacaaaaatgaacatatCATGTGTTTGTgtaagttttctttaaagaaataagttaTAAGTAGCAAGTCATGGAAAAGTTGTAAaacaatttccttctttctgcccttTATCCATCGTTATCAATTCCTATTGGCATTTGAATCACCTATAGAGATGGGAATATAAATCATGACTTATTGATATCCCATCCCAAAGGGTTATTTTCATCTCATCAGGTATCAACAGAGTACAATAATTGTATTCCCAGTGGCCTCAGCATAGTGAGCAATCCCAGTAACCCATTAGGATTGCTacatacaattaaattaaaaataagatacttAAGAGTTGATTTCCTTGTTCCAGAGTATGGTTGGTTAGTCTTAAATGTCTTACCCATTACATATGCACTTTATTCACTGCCTTTGCAAAAAGTGTTCCAGTAATAAAACTTGTCCGTATCTTGccgaactgttttttttttacattgaggAATATTCATAGCTGTCTAATTGCTATAATAGGTAGAAATATTTAGGAATCTAATTGAAGAACTGAAGGATACATTGTGagtattaaattatgaaaaacagaGTTGAAtcatttcaaagtctattttttgCTACTTATTGTAAAACCTAATAAACTGCCATTGCAAAGCTTGGTCTCTATAGTAAAAGATCCATAACTTACAGAcaaattaattacaattaataattttcatttacaaattattatttataatcaaCCCATTTCAGCATTTTGTTTAGAACTTTCTGACTTTTTTCCCATCACCTTTCttactgtaaaatattttcactgcatTTACAATGAcagatcatattttattttaagtatagtATCTCTCTTCTCTGCATTCATGTAGGACTCGTAGTTGAACATTTAACTATATCACTCAATTAATAGCTTATTAGTACCTCATTAGTAATAATTTCATACATATTGAGCCTGTCTCTTCCGAAGATGACTTTCAAAGGCAATGATCATATTGCAaactaatattaacatttatttagtgcttgTCATATGCAAGGCACTGCCAGATGCTTAATATCTATCACATATTAGAGGTAAGATATATTATACATCAAACAGCTTGGTATCTATGAAAAATTAGGAAGGAAATATAATGGATTCAATGTGGGCTTTGGACTCAGATCAAGTTTTGACTTGGCTTTTCTTAATAGCTATATGATATTTGATAAGTTACTGAATATCTCCGAAACTACATTTCTCTAAAAAGTGGGTACACttcatatcatttttataaaataactgtacatagtaaatacttaataaatggtaactatttttATTCAGTATGGGAACTGTTTATTCTAGACAGTAATCTTATTTATAGTATATGGTCATATGTGTCTCAGTCAAGATGTGATTCTTTCTGACCTCTTTCTGATATATGTGTACTTCATTCTTGGTCTAATAAACAGTTGCCACAATATCCAGATTATCTAATCAACTGTGCCAGGAAAAGTCACAGCATTTACCAAAATTTAATATGAGCATAATACTTACTAGGTGGTGTTACTATGTAATTTATATCTGGATTTGAAATCCATTTAACTTAAATAATTATTGGGTCATTTCTTTATCTCACAGAAAACAGAACCTACTACTACCAAGGTAGCTTTAAAGTGCTGGATATCCCATTTAACATGAATTATGAAAGGGAGACATCACCAGAAAATAACTATCTTAGCAACATTCTCGAGACTAAGGTAAATAGTTTTTAGTATTtcctatatttatttgttaattttctgacatataaatgtattattgGAATTTGATGTTTGACTATGTTCTCTTTAACAGATGGTTGATGCATTTCAAAATTCTAGCCTTTACAGACAATATATCAATTCTCAAGTCATCACGCTGGTGTAAGTAGCAAACAATAACAGAAAAGAGATCAACCCATCATACATACAATTATGCTTAAAGTTCCTCTGTAAAAAGAGTCTATTGATATGTTATAGTCATTAAGTAATTAGTTATTAATTTTCAACATTATTCTAAAGTGTCAGATTAAGTGTTGAGTATAAAACTGAAGCAAAGATCAGGCTCTATAGTTTAGTTCATTAGCTATATTGAGAACATATCAATCCATAAATTACAGATGATGTATCCCTCTGGTTTCATAAGTTTTTATGACCAGCAAACATTAGATGGTCCCTAAGATCAACGTTTAATgctctgacatttttatttagcaATAGCATAAATAAAGACCTTGTTTTCTCATATCTTTCTCCTTGCAAGTCAGTTAAACACCTTATAGAACTGTCTAAGAGTTCTTAAAGGGTAGAAAAGAGCATGTTCACACCAGACTTTGATGCCAAGGAAAGCCTTCTAGTCAccataacaaaaagtaaaatacctaTGCTGTGTTCTCTGTGTGTGGGTTTGGAGTAGCATGGGAAAGCAGAGGGAGGCCTAGCAtgaaagttagacaacctgagcCCAACCTTTACCTCTTAGTGTCCTAGAgagccttgggcaagtcactatATCACTTTGAGTCTGCTCCCCTATCTATGAAATAttgataataatacctacattGTTTCTCTAATAAAACTGTACTCAGGGTCAAAGAAGTTAACGTAAGTTAACGTGTgtggaaatatttgcaaataaacacatttcaagTGAAGGAAACTGTTGCTTTCACCTTCAATAATACCACCAGACTAtgtctcccttctttctctgctCCTGGAACTCATGAGACTCGTGGAATTGCAGAATAGATCAAGCTCTCAACTAGCACTAACCTTGGGGCTCAATTTGAGTATTGGAAAGAAATGGGAGACTAAAATTAAAGGGCCCGTGTACCTCTCAGAGAAAACTGCAACCACTGGtaggctgttttgttttcttatgtatgTAACTTCAGGTATCTACACAAAGCATAGGCCCATAAGAAATGATGGAGAGGCAGTTTTTTATTTTGGCACACCCTGTTATGATAATCAAACTTGCATGAGTTGAGTGCATCCTAGGAATGATTACTGATTTATATGCCAGAAGATTGGTCATCCATTAGGGAGATTCAAAGTAAAAGAATGACACTTCAGACACTAGTCTCAGGACTGCTTGACAATTTTTACATAGCTGTTGGCCAGCCTCTTGGTTTGCCCATCCCTTTCCCAATTACAAACAAATCTTCCCTGAACACGATAGTCACATTAATTTTCCTCAAGCATGGTTTTACTCAACTTCTCTTCACTACTACCCTTTCGCTAGCATTAAAGACCCTCCTCCATCTAAGCCCAATCTCCTAGACACCTGTGGTAACTGGCTGTCTGGGCACAGGGGGACAGTACACAGTGTAAAAACCCTGGATTATAGAGTCAATTGTACTGAATCAGGATCCTAGTTTAGTCGCTGTGTAATCTTGAGCACATTAGGTAATCTCTCCGACCCTCaatttttccttgtctttaaaataaagacaatgacaCCGATGCTGCCGGGTTGTGGTGAAGACTAAATGTGATAATAAATGTGATGACAGAGTACCTGGAACCCAGCAGATTCccaataaatgctaaataatgtTATTGTTCTCCAATTATTCTGGAGTGCTATTCTTCCTCTTCTATGCCTGTGAATATTTTTTGCTGATGACACAGTGGTGAAAATACTGAAAGTTCCAATGTGTATGTCACTTCTTTCATGAAAATTTCTGTGgtctgttaagaaaaaaatgacatatccTTCCTCTGACTATCTGCATATAAGATACACATCTTACCATTTCCGCCTCATTTATTATAGTCATTTGTAGATATGTTTTATCTCCCTTAATAATCTGGAAATTCCTTGAGGGTTGGAACCATGTCTTAGTCACCCTCACATCACCCTATAGTACCTAACTCACTTGCTTGTCTATAACATTTGTGCAATTAATGATTGGTGGATGCATGAATAAATTAACCCAGTTTTTCTACCTTGTGCCTTAGGCCTCTCCTACTTTTCAGATTTGTAGAACTGCTTGCCCTCTAAACTGAGTAACATAGCTGCATGCATACTGTCACCAAGTAAAGGTAGACAGATGGATAGTACTGTGAGTAAAGTGAAAGTATTGCACAAACCCataaaaaagcagaagaaatcgAGATATGAGGAAAGAATTGCAGTTTTTTTGTAGCAACATATGACACCTTTATGTTGTTTCCAGTCCTGATGACAACAGTGTGATAGCACATATATGGCTGATATTCAAGGCTCCCAGATCAAGGAAGGAAAGCACAACAAGAAGAATAGAAAACATCTTACGTCAGATGCTAAATAACCGCTCACGATCCTTGACTGCAGATCCTAATTCTCTTAGGCTCGTGGGTAAGTTTATGCATTAGCTGGGAGGCATAttacttttcatctttttatcccTAACACATATCACAAGCACCAGATGCAAAGCTGATCCCCAATAGtttcaaaaaaatgaatgtcATTGTTTTATATCAGagcaataatttttattcttcattattaAAAACACGTTGAAATCATAATAATGCCATACCTTAAAACTAGTTCTGAGGGGAAAATGTTGCTTCTTATTCTAAAGCAGGTAGTATGACTTTGAACAGTTCCTGTAAGTAAAGGTGTGTCTTGCTATTTTTTCATGATCTATAACTTTCCAAAACAGCCTAGGATCTGCCATTATGACAAATCActtttctaaaagttatttttgtatattgacagAAATCAGGTTCACTTGTAGGAACTTCCTGTTCTTCTAAAGAATGATATTGGTTATTTTCTAGATAATGCAGAATACAAttccaattaaataaaaagaagtctCTCACATGGAACTATGAAGATGGTATTTCCGTATCACACATTTActtacagtaaaagaaaaattcaaataagccagtgttctttcctttttatcaaCATTTTATCGTGAGATTCCAGATTATTTCTGGTCCTTGCTCTGCTGGGCCTACCACCTTACTTCATGGGCCCCTGGGTCATTGGATTAATGCGAGGTATTAAATTTACCGTgttcttttggttctttttcagaAATCAGTAAGGTCAATGCTGAAAAGATTATTAACAGCCGTAAGTtcatatactttttaattaaatgtatgaGATGATCTAAAACATAACAGTCAGGATTTGTTACTCTTGGCCAGGCACAGCTCTAAGTGtttgatatataatttatttaattctcacaaccattCTAAAATAGGTATTATTACGGTCTCtttttagagatggggaaactgaagcacaatggagtgaaataatttgcccaaattcAACTAGCTTGTAAATGGTGGGAACAGAATTAAAACCACGGAGTCTTGTTGCAGAATTCATGGACTTAACCATTACTTTATCTGACTCCCACAACTTTCATATTCTCCAAGTGCTGAGATGTCTTTGAGGTACTACGCTAGGTATGGAGGTGATTCAAGGAATGCTAGTGATTCCTGGACAGGTTATTTTGTTCCTATAAATGTAAGATAGTGTCAGACAGAACATACAAGAATAATTCACTTCTCTGTCAGCTTTGTAATCCAATAAACAGTGTCTTCCTATTCTCAATGAAACAAAACTGACTCCGTTTCACAGGCTGTGGGAGACGAGCAAGGATGTCAGCTACATATGATAGAATCAAGGGAGGTTCTGCTGCTCAGGAGGGAGAGTGGCCGTGGCAAGCAAGTCTCAAAAAGAATGGCCAACACATCTGTGGGGCATCTTTGATCAGTGAAAAATACCTAGTGACTGCAGCTCACTGCTTTCGAAAGTAAGTTCATCATGTCGCCCAAGGCTAGGAAGACTAAAGTCCCTGGAACAATTCCAGTTTATCCTTATTATCCCAGTTTAATCATCAGTATCACTTCCTTTCATTCTCAATAGCATCCTGGAAGGTTTGAGAGAAAAATTATATGGTAAGCCAATAAGGCTTTCCTACCTTACCAGTCACATGACATATTTTTCTGACGTGATTCTTATCTCACATCACTTTATACTCCAGACATCCCAAACTATTTATAGTTGCTCAAACCACCTTCCCGGTTGGCACATCtgtccctctctcttcttcttttagGCAAATATGACTCAGCTCTATAGTTTCATCCAAAACGCCACATTCCTTAAGGAATCTTCCGTTCCCTAGAGCATGCAGATTTAAATCCTCTTCTTTCGTGGTCCCACTAATTGTATATACAACCATTTAAGCAATTATAGCTGCCTGTGTTTATgctatttttcattgttttaaatttatttatttttatttctatatcctTATTGCCTCACATAGTGTATGGTCTAGGGGCCCAAACAGgattttcaaaatgagtttaaaaatcatgttgtatCACTGCCAATGGACTATTCAACAAGGGAATTCTAATgtcatatttctattattttgaaataaatacaaagtgcataatttttgtttctttaggacACAAAATCCCAGAAATTATACTGTCAGCTTTGGCACCAAAGTATATCCATCCTACATGCAAcgttatgttaaaaatattattattcatgAAAACTACACCTGGGATGAACATCATGATGATATTGCAATTATAGAGCTCActgaaaaagttttatttaataatgatgtGCATCGAGTTTGTCTTCCTGAGGCCACACAGGTTTTTCTACCAGGTGAAGGAGTTGTTGTTACAGGATGGGGAGCACTGACGTATGATGGTAAGTTCAGTGAAAACTTGACATAGTGtgtaaggttttttaaaaaaatagtgatctAGGTATAAAGTCATCATTTACCTCTGGATGCCTGGTACTCCCAGGGGATTCTCTCAGGAAAAATAGAGTTATGACTTTGCAAATTTCCTTGGTTTGGAAGTCCAATCTGTTTGTGGAAATTCCCTAATCTGGAGAAACTAATTTAGAAAATTCTGTTCCAAAGATGTAAGAAGAGAGATCAGGCCATAGAAAGGAAGCATTAGGAAGCTGTTCCAAATTATTCTTcgaacatttctttttaattgatttgAGTCAGGGAACTGAGTGGGCTTTTTCATCCTAATAGGCAAGAGTCAAATGCAAGACTTACGTACAGAGGACAAAACAAATTTTCCGTCCTGCTCTGTTTCAGAGCAGCTCTTTTGCTGATGTTTACTTCCTATAGGTGTATACCCAGTGTTACTTCAGAAAGCACCTGTGAAGATTATTGATACAAAGACCTGTAATGCTAGGGAAGGATATAACGGCTTGGTGAAAGACACAATGCTATGTGCTGGGTACCAGGAAGGAAATATTGATGCCTGCCAGGTAAGTCTGGACATTATTTACATTGACCATGTAAtgttaaaataactattattttttaaaaattatcaatatgGAGACAATTCTATACTACAATTAATTTGCACTTTGACAATCCTGTCAAACTCCCTCTTGGCTTTGGCACTTAAGTTATTCTCCCTTACATGCAACATAAGTTTGTGTTTAATAAACACTTATGTTGGACTTACTCTGAACCAAGCACAGATTGAAGTCCTTTACaaatattaatccatttaatcctcatcacaCCTTGTGATATAGTTACtaccattattatcattttataggtgggaaactgaggcagaggaaggTAAAGTAATTTGcagaaggtcacacagctaaaaggTGGGAAGATTGACATCCAAAACAAGGTAGTCTAGCATCACAGTCCATACTTTTAACCATATTTCAATAAAGGATCAGTCTCAGAAAGTTTTCAGTTACTTCCAGCCCACTTCTCTTACCTTCTTAGCTTTCTCATGGCCAGGGGCCTGGGTACTTTTCTCAGATACTTGGAGTATATCAATAACATATGTCTCCCAAAGATTTCTC of the Rhinolophus sinicus isolate RSC01 linkage group LG02, ASM3656204v1, whole genome shotgun sequence genome contains:
- the LOC109436813 gene encoding transmembrane protease serine 11B-like protein isoform X2, whose product is MYRPIRTSRTSLPLWMIALIVFGVLAILGITIGLLVHFLAIENRTYYYQGSFKVLDIPFNMNYERETSPENNYLSNILETKMVDAFQNSSLYRQYINSQVITLVPDDNSVIAHIWLIFKAPRSRKESTTRRIENILRQMLNNRSRSLTADPNSLRLVEISKVNAEKIINSRCGRRARMSATYDRIKGGSAAQEGEWPWQASLKKNGQHICGASLISEKYLVTAAHCFRKTQNPRNYTVSFGTKVYPSYMQRYVKNIIIHENYTWDEHHDDIAIIELTEKVLFNNDVHRVCLPEATQVFLPGEGVVVTGWGALTYDGVYPVLLQKAPVKIIDTKTCNAREGYNGLVKDTMLCAGYQEGNIDACQGDSGGPLVYPNFRNIWYLVGTVSWGSECGKINKPGVYMRVTAYRNWIASKTHI
- the LOC109436813 gene encoding transmembrane protease serine 11B-like protein isoform X1, giving the protein MPFTCRPIRTSRTSLPLWMIALIVFGVLAILGITIGLLVHFLAIENRTYYYQGSFKVLDIPFNMNYERETSPENNYLSNILETKMVDAFQNSSLYRQYINSQVITLVPDDNSVIAHIWLIFKAPRSRKESTTRRIENILRQMLNNRSRSLTADPNSLRLVEISKVNAEKIINSRCGRRARMSATYDRIKGGSAAQEGEWPWQASLKKNGQHICGASLISEKYLVTAAHCFRKTQNPRNYTVSFGTKVYPSYMQRYVKNIIIHENYTWDEHHDDIAIIELTEKVLFNNDVHRVCLPEATQVFLPGEGVVVTGWGALTYDGVYPVLLQKAPVKIIDTKTCNAREGYNGLVKDTMLCAGYQEGNIDACQGDSGGPLVYPNFRNIWYLVGTVSWGSECGKINKPGVYMRVTAYRNWIASKTHI